A genome region from Planctomycetota bacterium includes the following:
- a CDS encoding DUF308 domain-containing protein has translation MPNSLRNTQWWMIALNGVLLLLGGAALVFVPFLAAFTFAAGFGLILVVIGVMSLFAALRTMGHSQHSLLIFVGPCLAILLGSVLWFTPEKGLVALTQVLGVFTTVIGIFQVVAALGLAGRMHWALLLINGLLTLAAGAVMLFAPGIAIFVFAIFFGVQLILNGCHLIRASMRMKQLTA, from the coding sequence ATGCCGAACTCGCTTCGAAACACGCAGTGGTGGATGATCGCACTCAATGGCGTGCTGCTGCTGCTGGGCGGCGCGGCGCTGGTCTTCGTCCCCTTCCTCGCGGCCTTCACCTTCGCCGCGGGTTTCGGACTCATCCTTGTGGTCATCGGCGTGATGAGCCTCTTTGCCGCGCTGCGCACGATGGGCCACAGCCAGCACAGCCTGCTGATCTTCGTCGGACCTTGCCTGGCGATCCTGCTCGGCTCCGTGCTCTGGTTCACGCCGGAGAAAGGCCTGGTGGCGCTGACCCAGGTGCTCGGAGTGTTCACGACCGTCATCGGCATTTTCCAGGTGGTGGCGGCGCTGGGCCTGGCGGGCCGGATGCACTGGGCGCTGCTCCTGATCAACGGCCTGCTGACGCTGGCCGCCGGCGCGGTGATGCTCTTCGCGCCCGGCATCGCCATCTTCGTCTTCGCCATCTTCTTCGGCGTGCAATTGATTCTCAACGGCTGCCATCTCATCCGGGCCAGCATGCGCATGAAGCAGTTGACGGCCTGA
- a CDS encoding deoxyhypusine synthase family protein, whose amino-acid sequence MKIRDFMRTHYRHFNAATLVDASEGYVKHLKSGGKMMITLAGAMSTAELGISLAEMIRKNKVHMICCTGANLEEDIFNLVAHTYYARVPNWRELTPQDEVKLYKRHMNRVTDTCIPEDEAIRRLEKAVLSEWMAADRAGKRFFPHEFFYKILLSGKLKKFYDNDPKHSWLLAAAQKNLPIIVPGWEDSTLGNIYASHCITGEIKNVHTVRSGIEYMQYLAGIYQKTAPKNSIGFFQIGGGIAGDFPICVVPMLHQDLHVKNVPLWGYFCQISDSTTSYGSYSGATPNEKITWGKLGPKTPRFIIESDATIVAPMVFAYVMGQ is encoded by the coding sequence ATGAAAATCCGCGACTTTATGCGCACGCACTACCGCCACTTCAACGCGGCCACTTTGGTGGACGCGAGCGAGGGCTATGTGAAGCACCTGAAGTCGGGCGGCAAGATGATGATCACGCTGGCCGGGGCCATGAGCACCGCGGAGCTGGGCATTTCGCTGGCGGAGATGATCCGCAAGAACAAGGTGCACATGATCTGCTGCACCGGCGCCAACCTGGAGGAGGACATCTTCAACCTGGTGGCCCACACCTACTACGCCCGCGTGCCGAACTGGCGCGAGCTGACGCCGCAGGACGAGGTGAAGCTCTACAAGCGGCACATGAATCGCGTGACCGACACCTGCATCCCCGAGGACGAGGCGATCCGCCGGCTGGAGAAGGCCGTGCTTTCCGAGTGGATGGCCGCCGACCGCGCCGGCAAGCGATTCTTTCCGCACGAGTTCTTCTACAAGATTTTGCTTTCTGGAAAGCTGAAGAAGTTCTACGACAACGACCCGAAGCACTCGTGGCTGCTGGCGGCGGCGCAGAAGAACCTGCCGATCATCGTGCCGGGCTGGGAGGATTCGACGCTGGGCAACATCTACGCCTCGCACTGCATCACCGGCGAGATCAAGAATGTGCACACGGTGCGCAGCGGCATCGAATACATGCAGTACCTCGCCGGCATCTACCAGAAGACGGCGCCCAAGAATTCGATCGGGTTCTTCCAGATCGGCGGCGGCATCGCGGGTGATTTCCCGATCTGCGTGGTGCCCATGCTGCACCAGGATCTGCACGTGAAGAACGTCCCGCTGTGGGGTTACTTCTGCCAGATCTCCGACTCGACGACGAGTTACGGCAGCTATTCCGGCGCGACCCCGAACGAGAAGATCACCTGGGGCAAGCTGGGGCCGAAGACGCCGCGCTTCATCATTGAGAGCGACGCCACGATCGTGGCTCCGATGGTTTTTGCGTATGTGATGGGTCAGTGA
- the hscA gene encoding Fe-S protein assembly chaperone HscA, giving the protein MSPIVGIDLGTTHSLVAICDESGPRVLLDDQGRALLPSVVRFLGPGKSSVGWRAKQEAAKFPESTIASSKRFMGRGHKESESIAAELSVRLKAGPRGLAAFDVQGTAVTPQEVAAEVLSELRRIAESRLGVKVTRAVITVPAYFDDAQRQATHDAARLCGLTVERIVNEPTAAALAYGLGRKGKPETVAIYDLGGGTFDVSILRIEPMDSADPGSGEAFQVLSTRGDTRLGGDDFDQLIAQWLQKEFVAEHRGAKIDAGQWTAFGMAAEQAKRELSNRETATIEVRAGGEAGKELVLRRQLTRANFQMMIAPLIDRTIEAFKQAHRDANSIKIDRVVLVGGSTRIPYVRERVAALTGLTPYTALDPDQVVALGAAVQASILAGGRRDLLLLDVIPLSLGIETQGGAFAKLILRNSAIPSRATEMFTTSKDNQSGVLIHVAQGEREMVADCRSIARFELRGLPAMPAGIPQVEVEFLVDANGVLNVSAVERRSGMRAAIQAAPSYGLTAAEVEQIERDSLTHAREDMHRHRVTDLAVNARLDVKWIGEALTRTREALLPAYVAELEGAMKALLALCDQAERDPGAVDANAMQKAKELLDRQSVHLHETSIAQSLRDMRVSAAPKP; this is encoded by the coding sequence ATGTCGCCGATTGTCGGAATCGATCTTGGCACGACCCACTCGCTGGTGGCCATCTGCGACGAGTCCGGCCCGCGCGTGCTGCTTGACGATCAGGGGCGGGCTCTGCTGCCAAGCGTGGTGCGCTTTCTCGGGCCGGGCAAGAGCAGCGTCGGCTGGAGGGCGAAACAGGAAGCGGCGAAGTTTCCCGAGTCAACCATCGCCAGCTCCAAGCGCTTCATGGGGCGCGGCCACAAGGAAAGCGAATCCATCGCCGCAGAACTTTCCGTCAGGCTGAAGGCCGGCCCGCGCGGTCTGGCCGCCTTTGACGTGCAGGGCACCGCAGTGACGCCGCAGGAAGTCGCCGCCGAAGTGCTCTCCGAGCTGCGCCGCATCGCCGAGTCGCGGCTTGGCGTCAAGGTGACCCGCGCCGTGATCACCGTGCCCGCCTATTTCGACGACGCGCAGCGGCAGGCCACCCACGACGCCGCGCGGCTGTGCGGCCTGACCGTCGAGCGGATCGTGAACGAGCCGACCGCCGCGGCCCTGGCCTACGGACTCGGTCGCAAGGGCAAGCCGGAAACCGTGGCGATCTACGACTTGGGCGGCGGCACCTTTGACGTTTCCATCCTGCGGATCGAGCCGATGGATTCCGCGGATCCCGGATCGGGCGAGGCCTTCCAGGTGCTCTCCACGCGCGGCGACACTCGCTTGGGCGGCGATGACTTCGATCAACTCATCGCGCAATGGCTGCAGAAGGAGTTTGTGGCGGAGCACAGGGGCGCGAAGATCGACGCCGGTCAGTGGACGGCCTTCGGTATGGCCGCCGAGCAAGCCAAGCGCGAGCTTTCCAATCGGGAGACGGCGACGATCGAAGTCCGCGCCGGCGGTGAGGCTGGAAAGGAACTTGTCCTGCGCCGCCAACTCACGCGTGCGAATTTCCAAATGATGATCGCCCCGCTGATCGACCGCACCATCGAGGCCTTCAAGCAGGCCCATCGTGACGCCAACTCGATCAAGATCGATCGGGTTGTGTTGGTGGGCGGTTCGACGCGGATTCCCTATGTGCGAGAAAGGGTGGCGGCACTCACGGGTTTGACGCCCTACACCGCGCTCGATCCCGACCAAGTCGTGGCCCTTGGCGCGGCGGTCCAGGCCAGCATTCTGGCAGGGGGCCGCAGGGATTTGCTGCTTTTGGATGTGATTCCACTGAGCCTGGGCATCGAGACGCAGGGGGGCGCCTTCGCCAAATTGATCCTGCGCAACTCCGCCATTCCCTCGCGGGCCACGGAGATGTTCACCACCAGCAAGGACAATCAGAGCGGCGTGCTGATCCATGTCGCCCAGGGAGAACGCGAGATGGTGGCGGACTGCCGCAGCATCGCTCGCTTCGAGCTGCGCGGACTTCCCGCCATGCCCGCGGGCATCCCCCAGGTCGAGGTGGAGTTTCTCGTCGACGCCAACGGCGTGCTCAACGTCTCCGCGGTCGAGCGTCGCAGCGGCATGCGAGCCGCGATCCAGGCGGCGCCGAGCTACGGCCTGACTGCCGCCGAGGTCGAGCAGATCGAGCGTGACAGCCTGACCCACGCCCGCGAGGACATGCACCGCCACCGCGTCACCGACCTGGCGGTCAACGCCCGCCTGGACGTGAAGTGGATCGGCGAGGCGCTCACTCGGACTCGCGAGGCACTGCTGCCCGCCTACGTCGCCGAGCTCGAAGGGGCGATGAAGGCCCTGCTGGCACTGTGCGACCAGGCGGAGCGAGATCCCGGGGCGGTCGACGCCAACGCCATGCAGAAAGCCAAGGAGCTGCTCGACCGGCAAAGCGTGCATCTGCACGAGACCTCCATCGCCCAAAGTCTTCGCGACATGCGCGTCTCGGCCGCGCCGAAGCCGTGA
- the speA gene encoding biosynthetic arginine decarboxylase produces MPIGSQSIDGLQRRSTELTKQAIPPFHIASATSAVTPVTPPGEPRPRNGRTSTEPVWTTEDSVDLYNVRGWGKGFFDVNDKGHVVVLPTKTPGAEIDLHSVVEGLRERGLKTPVLVHFSDLLEKRLNDIHEAFAAAIKEHNYKGEYVGVYPIKVNQQRRVVEEVRQYGMKLGFGLEVGSKPELLAVLGMTSDTPERLIICNGFKEARYIEFITLAAKLGRTIIPVIENLTELKLIVEYAQRYQIRPRIGVRVNLSTPGAGRWRHSSGAKAKFGLSFSEVLEVLEYLRARGMEDCFELLHCHMGSQIHEVRQVNAGVNELARTYVQLVKLGAGMKYLDVGGGLGIDYDGSQTSFEFSTNYTLPEYAATVIYRAMSVCDEEGVPHPTIVTESGRAMVAQQSVLIFDTITADRPDRTRVPAELPALKAGEEELPRPLLELFDTYKNISERRLIEQYHDASEARDESSRLFSLGYMNLEHRALCDAIYWATCAKIRDKCRESEETPEELEDLESLLSDTYFGNLSIFQSLPDIWAIRQLFPILPIHRLNEKPTRKATIADITCDSDGRVDRFVDDRDVKKFVELHEFDENEPYYIGAFLVGAYQETLGDLHNLFGDTHVAHVKYDGSGNWWIDEIIEGDAVRDVLSYVHYDVNTLLAQVRRECEKAVRMKQMTATESQSLVRIYESGINGYTYLEREIPSIEG; encoded by the coding sequence ATGCCAATTGGCTCGCAGTCCATCGACGGATTGCAAAGGAGATCGACAGAGTTGACGAAGCAGGCCATCCCCCCGTTCCACATCGCATCCGCAACATCCGCGGTCACGCCCGTGACGCCTCCGGGCGAACCGCGACCGCGCAACGGCCGAACCTCCACTGAGCCCGTCTGGACAACTGAAGATTCCGTCGACCTGTACAACGTGCGCGGCTGGGGCAAGGGATTCTTCGATGTCAACGACAAGGGCCATGTCGTGGTGCTTCCCACCAAGACGCCCGGCGCCGAGATCGATCTGCACAGTGTGGTCGAGGGCCTGCGCGAGCGCGGCCTGAAGACGCCGGTGCTGGTGCATTTCAGCGATCTTCTCGAGAAGCGATTGAATGACATCCATGAAGCGTTCGCCGCCGCCATCAAGGAGCACAACTACAAGGGCGAATATGTCGGCGTCTATCCGATCAAGGTGAACCAGCAGCGGCGCGTGGTCGAGGAAGTGCGCCAGTACGGCATGAAGCTGGGCTTCGGCCTGGAAGTCGGCAGCAAGCCCGAGTTGCTCGCGGTGCTGGGCATGACCAGCGACACGCCCGAGCGGCTGATCATCTGCAACGGCTTCAAGGAAGCCCGCTACATCGAGTTCATCACGCTCGCGGCCAAGCTGGGTCGCACCATCATTCCGGTCATCGAGAATCTCACCGAGCTCAAGCTGATCGTCGAGTACGCGCAGCGCTACCAGATTCGCCCGCGCATCGGCGTGCGCGTCAATCTGAGCACCCCGGGAGCGGGCCGTTGGCGCCACTCCAGCGGAGCCAAGGCCAAGTTCGGCCTGAGCTTCAGCGAAGTGCTCGAGGTGCTTGAATACCTGCGGGCTCGCGGCATGGAGGATTGCTTCGAACTGCTCCATTGCCACATGGGCAGCCAGATCCACGAAGTGCGCCAGGTCAACGCCGGAGTCAACGAACTGGCCCGCACCTATGTGCAGCTGGTCAAGCTCGGCGCCGGCATGAAGTACCTGGACGTCGGCGGCGGCCTGGGCATCGACTATGACGGCAGCCAGACCAGCTTCGAGTTCAGCACCAACTACACGCTGCCCGAGTACGCCGCGACGGTGATCTACCGAGCGATGAGCGTCTGCGACGAGGAGGGCGTGCCCCATCCGACCATCGTGACCGAGAGCGGCCGCGCCATGGTCGCCCAGCAGAGCGTGCTGATCTTCGACACCATCACCGCGGATCGACCGGATCGCACTCGCGTGCCTGCGGAGCTGCCGGCGCTGAAGGCAGGGGAGGAAGAGCTGCCGCGACCGCTGCTGGAGCTCTTCGACACCTACAAGAACATCTCCGAGCGGCGTCTGATCGAGCAATACCACGACGCCAGCGAAGCCCGCGACGAGTCGAGCCGACTCTTCAGCCTGGGCTACATGAACCTGGAGCACCGCGCCCTCTGCGACGCGATCTACTGGGCGACCTGCGCCAAGATCCGCGACAAGTGCCGCGAATCGGAGGAGACCCCGGAGGAACTCGAGGATCTCGAGAGCCTCTTGAGCGACACCTACTTCGGAAATCTGAGCATTTTCCAAAGCCTGCCGGACATCTGGGCCATCCGCCAGCTCTTCCCAATTCTGCCGATTCACCGGCTCAACGAGAAGCCGACGCGCAAGGCCACCATCGCCGACATCACCTGCGACTCGGACGGCCGCGTCGACCGCTTCGTCGATGACCGCGACGTGAAGAAGTTCGTCGAGTTGCATGAGTTCGACGAGAATGAGCCCTACTACATCGGCGCGTTCCTGGTGGGCGCCTACCAGGAGACGCTGGGCGATCTGCACAATCTTTTCGGCGACACCCATGTCGCCCACGTGAAGTACGACGGCAGCGGCAACTGGTGGATCGACGAGATCATCGAGGGTGACGCGGTGCGCGACGTGCTCTCCTACGTGCACTACGACGTCAACACGCTGCTGGCGCAGGTCCGCCGCGAGTGCGAGAAGGCCGTGCGCATGAAGCAGATGACCGCCACCGAGAGCCAGTCGCTGGTCCGCATCTACGAGAGCGGCATCAACGGCTACACCTACCTCGAGCGGGAAATTCCTTCGATCGAAGGCTGA